From Amphiura filiformis chromosome 20, Afil_fr2py, whole genome shotgun sequence, a single genomic window includes:
- the LOC140142170 gene encoding uncharacterized protein, whose amino-acid sequence MRHWNARSARKKTIAITDNIIANDIDIFIITESWLAENDPVVIGELLPPGYSFMNFNRKGDEHGGIAIIHKSQISLQNYPSTTKTTYFEHASVVIKNTGLRIVTVYRPPPSKVNGFKTSQFLEEMESFLEDECLVPAKTIFLGDFNIHVDEPGKPEVARFLDTLVVNGLHQHIQEPTHISGHTIDLIISRPEDKLVSKSCVLPSLGSDHMLIDCVINCAKPAPLRVTSSVRNFKCMDKSEFTQNLTSEIEGLDLRGTADEMLGQLESSVSSVLDAHAPSQTRSRSLRPRFPWYNQEINDERCKRRRLERKWRKTRTDLDHVAYIEQSNRVNKLIQSAKEVYYNEALESSDCKNMFVVLNRLLNKNAKSLPCCDSALELSDSFARFLSPKLLKLDKNSVSIVAHVVV is encoded by the coding sequence ATGAGACACTGGAACGCCAGATCTGCTAGAAAGAAGACAATTGCAATAACTGATAACATAATTGCTAATGACATTGATATTTTCATTATCACTGAAAGTTGGCTTGCCGAAAATGACCCTGTTGTTATAGGAGAGCTATTACCACCAGGCTACTCTTTTATGAACTTTAACCGTAAGGGCGATGAGCACGGTGGTATTGCAATTATCCACAAATCTCAAATCAGTCTTCAGAATTACCCAAGTACTACCAAAACCACGTACTTTGAGCATGCATCTGTGGTAATCAAAAACACTGGACTTAGGATTGTCACTGTCTACCGCCCACCGCCCTCCAAAGTAAATGGTTTCAAAACAAGCCAGTTCTTGGAGGAAATGGAGTCTTTTCTGGAGGATGAGTGCCTTGTTCCTGCAAAGACTATTTTCTTAGGGGATTTCAACATTCATGTAGATGAGCCAGGAAAACCAGAAGTTGCCCGTTTTCTTGATACTCTTGTTGTCAATGGATTACATCAGCACATACAGGAACCTACACACATTAGTGGACACACTATAGACTTAATTATATCTCGTCCAGAGGACAAATTAGTTTCAAAATCTTGTGTGCTTCCATCTTTAGGTTCTGATCATATGCTCATTGACTGTGTAATTAATTGTGCAAAACCTGCACCTTTAAGAGTTACATCATCTGTAAGAAATTTCAAATGTATGGACAAATCTGAATTCACTCAAAATCTTACTTCTGAAATTGAGGGTCTGGATCTTCGAGGTACTGCTGATGAGATGCTTGGGCAGCTCGAATCGTCTGTTTCTAGTGTTCTTGATGCTCATGCACCTTCTCAGACACGTTCTCGAAGCTTGAGACCCCGCTTTCCGTggtataatcaagaaataaatgATGAAAGGTGCAAACGAAGAAGGTTAGAACGTAAATGGCGTAAGACAAGAACTGATCTTGACCATGTTGCTTATATTGAACAATCTAATAGAGTCAACAAACTCATTCAAAGTGCCAAAGAGGTGTATTATAATGAAGCACTTGAATCATCTGACTGTAAAAATATGTTTGTTGTGCTAAATAGACTGCTAAATAAGAATGCCAAGTCTTTACCATGTTGCGACTCAGCCTTAGAGTTGAGTGATTCATTTGCCAGATTTTTATCACCAAAGTTGCTAAAATTAGACAAGAATTCTGTGTCAATAGTGGCACACGTAGTAGTGTAA